aatatcaGTTGTCGACTTAAAACAAGGCATTCCAAAGTCACTCCTTCCACTCACCCCACGAGTATCTGGTGACGCGTAGATCTGAATCATAATAGTCCTCGGTCATATGACGCAAACTGACGCGCATGGCGCTTTCTCGTGGGTACCTTCTTACACATCGAGACTGACAGCACGTGTATTGCATGTTGGACAGGCTGTATAAACGGCGAATAAGCAAGCATCGGTATAAGGGTATTGCTGTCGGAAAATCGCGTTCAATCGGTTCGGGCATCCTGCTGTAGCCGATGTTACAAACGCAGGATCTTGGACATGAAATCTCGTCGTCAGATTGCTCGCTTTGTGCGTCGCGTGACTGCTCGTCTGATATATCTTTTGAAGCGCCCTCTACAGGCTGCGAATGTGAAATGCCTTTAGCCTCTGCAGAGTCAGAATAAGTGTCAGAACTGTCATTGCTTTTGCTGCCATCACCAGAAATGCTGTTTGAAACCGAAGgttcattttcagtttcaggTTGCACGAGTTTCACTTCCGGTGGTGCCGCTCTAAATCTTTTTCTTGGTTGCTCTGAATGATCAGAAGCAAATTTACGTTTTACTCCACGAGGGATTGCAGTATGCGTATAACGGCATGCTTTTTGTCGTGTGTATGTACATGTGTCGTTTTTGTATTCATCATATTTCCGTTTGACGCCACGTGTCAGGTCGTCTGGTATGCATTCACGGCCAGAACTGACTGATCCTGAAGAACAGAACGTCAATGcgtttagatttttatttttaaaaaatcttgtttcgaatattataaataaaaatcatgatGCGTTCctatattgttttaaatagttATCTTTCCACTATACAGCATTTGTAAACATAGACTTATAATTCAATGACCACTAATTTGCTTGCTTTAATATTGAAAACATACTGGAATTGTTCgaagaaaatgtatacatatatttcaattgaAGGGTAGCTAACTCAAGTCCTTATCAAAGTATGATAACAGAGATATTCGCGTTGTTTTAAATAACTTTGGAAAACTTAGGGtatatttaagttaaaatttgtttatattagaaTGAGCCGGACTGAATAGTTATACAGAACCGATTTGCAAGAAAACTTTTTTAGAATTATGCAGTAAAATTTAGGATTGTATCATGGTTTTCTACTTTCGACTGTGATATGAAATATGTGGGCGAATTGAAAGATAGTATCAAAAATTGATTGCACCGTGAAGGTAACAATTATCCCACGAAACATAGCTAAATTAtggtttctgttaaaaaaaagagagaaaaaaaaagagattttgcTGTAACTTTTACCAAACAATCAAAGCTATTAAAGACTGCATCCTTTTATTCACAATTTTAAGGAATTCTCACTTGAAAAAGTCATCTTGAGTGGCCACTTTCAGAGGGACAGTCCAACCAGATGGACGTTTTGTTCAAATGACAAACATACAAGTTTGCATatgaacataaaacttatttaaattgtttaatagGTAATTCTGCTGCTTCATTCTTACGAATCTTTAACTATCACAATGCTAACAATTAAATTCGAATGGTAGACTCACAGATATAAAAGTAAGGTAAAATATATACCAGGTACATGCAAATCCTTAGCAGAGGTCAAAAATAATGCGGGGATCCCAGCTCCAGTTTGTAGAGACGGTAAAAACAAATCATCATGCTGTGTTGCATCAGTCTCGGGTCTGTGAGGGTCCGCACTAAATCAAATATACAGGATTAAATAAGTTCAGTAGGACAATGGCATTTCAATTGTTGCAATattctacatgtatattcaatattctcaatttcattttttataaatattagtttcgttttaatattcattttatgtgATGAATATCTTATTATGAAATAATGATGTTTTCGATCGagtagggttattataatagtagctcgatctgggatgctgtattcgattcgagtggattttgccagatcggatctcacgaggcgcgcaagcgaaTGCAAAATCCCAGATCAAGCTGCTGTTGAAATAAGCCTTtcattatatacctccacctatttgtttattgttttgttatcgaTTAATCTAAAATGTTTGTCGATGTGGAAATAAAAATGCATGGTTTTTGTGTGCGCTCATTATAGAACTGTATCAGGTCatgcaaattaaatgaaaatagtcccACAACACACAATACAAAAGGAACAATACGGactttttttctgcctgttcatattcacttgtgaaatacaagctgcaTTTTTGAAAGactttatataggtatataataaaagtatttatttataaatgtatcatatttttaaatGTCTGTGCTACTTATTATTGCTTAACTTGACTGTGCAGAACATGTAAGCTTGACTACTGGAAATTGTACGGCTCTCTTCTCAATTTGACTTATAACTCGTATTGTTTCTTAGTCCTGTCATTCATCACACCCTTCTTATTCCTACCTCCGCTTCTTCTACACTCGCACCCTACCGACCTATTACTTCCTATTCACTTCTCCCCAACTACCTC
Above is a window of Mercenaria mercenaria strain notata unplaced genomic scaffold, MADL_Memer_1 contig_3401, whole genome shotgun sequence DNA encoding:
- the LOC123550123 gene encoding uncharacterized protein LOC123550123: MDKSSDGLPISSQNSSTTSADPHRPETDATQHDDLFLPSLQTGAGIPALFLTSAKDLHVPGSVSSGRECIPDDLTRGVKRKYDEYKNDTCTYTRQKACRYTHTAIPRGVKRKFASDHSEQPRKRFRAAPPEVKLVQPETENEPSVSNSISGDGSKSNDSSDTYSDSAEAKGISHSQPVEGASKDISDEQSRDAQSEQSDDEISCPRSCVCNIGYSRMPEPIERDFPTAIPLYRCLLIRRLYSLSNMQYTCCQSRCVRRYPRESAMRVSLRHMTEDYYDSDLRVTRYSWGEWKE